The Paenibacillus sp. FSL R7-0204 genome includes a region encoding these proteins:
- the plsX gene encoding phosphate acyltransferase PlsX, translating into MRIAIDAMGGDNAPECNVEGALAAAAEWNDIEIVLVGDEARLDPLLKNKPSNVTVRHAGDVIGSDEEPVKAVRRKKDSSMVVAGRMVREGEADAMISSGNTGALMTTGLLVVGRMEGIERPALAPMIPTLDDVGVLALDLGANMDAKPQHLAQYATIGSIYRNKVHGIAKPRVGLLNVGTEPGKGNELTKEAYPLLEALQGIHFVGNVEARDVLTGSCDVLVCDGFAGNILLKTLEGTAGAMFSLLKEQFSKSLKTKLGAAILMPELRSLKGKMDYKEHGGAPLLGLSGLVVKGHGSSDGNAVKNAVRQARIALKAELVPSISKEISGK; encoded by the coding sequence GTGCGGATCGCCATTGATGCTATGGGCGGGGATAATGCTCCTGAATGTAATGTGGAAGGCGCGCTGGCAGCGGCTGCGGAGTGGAATGACATAGAGATCGTACTGGTCGGTGATGAAGCGCGGCTTGATCCGCTGTTGAAGAACAAGCCCTCCAATGTTACCGTACGCCATGCGGGGGATGTGATCGGTTCGGACGAAGAGCCGGTGAAGGCGGTCCGCCGCAAAAAAGACTCATCCATGGTCGTAGCCGGACGGATGGTCCGCGAGGGTGAGGCCGATGCCATGATCTCCTCCGGGAATACCGGTGCGCTGATGACTACAGGACTTCTGGTAGTCGGAAGAATGGAAGGGATCGAACGGCCGGCGCTGGCTCCGATGATTCCGACGCTGGATGATGTCGGTGTGCTGGCCCTGGATCTTGGCGCCAACATGGATGCGAAGCCGCAGCATCTGGCACAGTATGCCACGATCGGCAGCATATACCGCAATAAAGTGCACGGTATTGCAAAGCCCCGGGTGGGCCTGCTGAACGTCGGGACTGAGCCGGGCAAGGGAAATGAATTGACCAAGGAAGCCTATCCGCTTCTTGAGGCGCTGCAGGGCATTCATTTTGTCGGCAATGTGGAAGCGCGGGATGTGCTCACCGGAAGCTGCGATGTGCTGGTCTGTGACGGCTTCGCCGGTAATATACTTCTGAAGACGCTGGAAGGAACAGCCGGCGCGATGTTCTCTCTGCTGAAGGAGCAGTTCAGTAAATCGCTGAAGACGAAGCTGGGTGCGGCGATCCTGATGCCGGAGCTTAGAAGCCTGAAGGGCAAGATGGATTATAAGGAACACGGCGGAGCGCCGCTGCTCGGTCTTAGCGGCCTGGTAGTGAAGGGGCATGGTTCGTCCGACGGCAATGCGGTGAAGAATGCGGTGAGACAGGCACGGATTGCCCTGAAGGCTGAACTGGTGCCTAGTATATCGAAGGAAATTAGCGGGAAGTGA
- a CDS encoding beta-ketoacyl-ACP synthase III, with the protein MRQLRPVGIIGTGKYVPEKILTNSDLEKIVETNDEWIVSRTGIRERHIAAPEQATSDLAYEAALKALESAGMKADELDLIIVATVTPDSAFPSTACILQDKLGAKNAAAFDLSAACSGFVYSLATATGFIQNGMYNNALVIGADTLSRITDYTDRNTCVLFGDGAGAVIVGEVPEGRGFQSFDLGAEGSGGSLLNLEAGGSRLPASRQTVEDKKHFIYMNGREVFKFAVRVMGSATERVLTKAGLSKENIDLFVPHQANIRIIQSAMQRLDLPPEKVVVNVDKYANTSAASIPLALVEAAEEGRMKAGDAVLMVGFGGGLTWGASVLIW; encoded by the coding sequence ATGAGACAATTACGTCCGGTAGGAATTATTGGGACTGGGAAATATGTACCTGAGAAAATATTAACCAACAGCGATCTGGAGAAGATCGTTGAAACAAATGATGAATGGATTGTCAGCCGCACAGGAATCCGGGAACGGCATATTGCGGCCCCGGAACAGGCCACCTCTGATCTGGCCTATGAAGCGGCCCTGAAGGCACTGGAATCCGCAGGCATGAAGGCCGACGAGCTGGATCTGATCATTGTCGCTACAGTTACACCTGACAGTGCTTTCCCGTCCACAGCCTGCATTCTTCAGGACAAGCTGGGGGCCAAGAACGCAGCCGCCTTTGACCTGTCGGCAGCCTGCTCGGGGTTCGTCTACAGCTTGGCTACAGCTACCGGCTTTATCCAGAATGGAATGTATAACAATGCGCTGGTGATCGGTGCGGATACGTTGTCGCGTATTACAGACTATACAGACCGCAATACTTGCGTGCTGTTCGGTGACGGTGCAGGTGCGGTAATCGTCGGCGAAGTTCCGGAAGGACGCGGCTTCCAGTCCTTCGATCTTGGGGCGGAAGGCTCTGGCGGCAGCCTGCTTAATCTTGAAGCGGGCGGCTCGCGTCTGCCAGCTTCCCGGCAGACCGTAGAAGACAAGAAGCACTTCATCTATATGAATGGGCGCGAGGTCTTCAAGTTCGCCGTTCGCGTCATGGGATCGGCTACGGAGCGTGTGCTTACCAAGGCGGGATTGTCTAAGGAGAATATCGACTTGTTCGTGCCGCATCAGGCCAACATCCGGATTATTCAATCCGCTATGCAGCGTTTGGATCTGCCGCCGGAGAAGGTTGTAGTCAACGTTGATAAATACGCGAATACCTCTGCAGCTTCCATCCCGCTGGCTCTTGTAGAAGCAGCCGAGGAAGGCCGGATGAAGGCAGGCGATGCTGTGCTTATGGTCGGCTTCGGCGGCGGACTTACCTGGGGCGCTTCTGTGCTGATCTGGTAA
- a CDS encoding S-layer homology domain-containing protein has product MESILFMTDNDVLKGYSDGTFKPEATVTKAEFTVMLHRLFNKYRPNVKPLFYEPKVAGYQDVPTNHWAYKEISELYNSSAVSGGGISQNPSTGKYTFQPEARLTRLKLTSMLYQLFAEDFDKGANAGDPDKELYQRLSKFKDIPLRKFNTQNAMDQYMDTERAKASNRWDTYIPGDELSPAIFYTYPNGSISLIGDFTFLPVYAIAAMDSQRIITADSRGYYRPLAPVTRAELATILDRVYLLFEKKGVLQKYSNK; this is encoded by the coding sequence ATGGAATCCATTCTTTTTATGACGGATAACGATGTGCTAAAAGGGTATTCCGACGGTACCTTCAAACCAGAAGCAACGGTTACCAAAGCCGAGTTCACCGTCATGCTGCACCGGCTGTTCAATAAGTACCGCCCCAATGTAAAGCCCCTGTTCTATGAACCGAAAGTGGCCGGCTATCAGGATGTCCCCACAAATCATTGGGCCTACAAAGAAATATCTGAGCTATACAATTCCTCTGCGGTCAGCGGCGGCGGGATTTCCCAAAACCCTTCAACAGGTAAGTATACCTTCCAACCTGAAGCCCGGCTGACACGACTCAAGCTAACGTCTATGCTCTACCAATTATTCGCTGAAGATTTCGACAAGGGTGCGAATGCCGGTGATCCTGACAAAGAGTTATACCAGCGGTTAAGTAAATTCAAGGATATTCCCTTGAGAAAATTCAATACTCAGAATGCTATGGATCAATACATGGATACAGAAAGAGCGAAGGCCAGCAACAGGTGGGATACATACATACCTGGGGATGAACTGTCCCCCGCGATTTTTTATACATACCCGAATGGATCTATCTCGCTAATTGGAGATTTCACCTTTCTGCCGGTTTACGCCATTGCAGCGATGGATTCCCAAAGGATTATTACAGCCGATTCCCGTGGATACTACAGACCGCTCGCCCCTGTTACCCGGGCAGAACTGGCAACGATTCTGGACCGCGTCTATCTGTTGTTTGAAAAGAAAGGGGTTCTGCAAAAATACAGCAATAAATAG
- a CDS encoding YlbL family protein, with amino-acid sequence MRQYKRRVGIRASAYLFSFVVILYVVVFMNTPYIVYQPGSASEVAPMIKVENADPQEQGTFMMTTVSASYANVALLIASVFNSNAEVVLKETRLQDKTEQEYAAEQVFYMNSSQSYAVQAAYHAAGVPYEDVVDYLYVFSVPEAANQDRFKPGDKIISVSGQKAADPAALSKLLSVHQIGDTVEVSLQRDGKEIKEQVKLVGVKDKEAAAARPGFGVVIGAVQKVEPKEKGNAVSFVDTNVGGPSAGLMFTMEIYNRLTPGDLTKGRRVAGTGTIDAEGNVGPIGGVKHKIVAADRKGAVIFFVPLKNYDEAKAKAEQIGTDMKLVPVSTLTDALKYMEELPVIKS; translated from the coding sequence TTGAGGCAGTATAAACGCCGGGTAGGCATCCGCGCTTCAGCCTATTTATTTTCATTCGTGGTCATTCTCTATGTTGTGGTCTTTATGAACACGCCTTACATTGTATATCAGCCGGGAAGCGCCTCCGAGGTGGCACCGATGATCAAGGTTGAGAACGCCGATCCGCAGGAGCAGGGAACCTTCATGATGACCACAGTCTCGGCAAGCTATGCGAATGTGGCGCTTCTAATCGCTTCCGTGTTCAATTCCAATGCCGAGGTGGTATTGAAAGAAACCCGCCTGCAAGATAAGACGGAGCAGGAATATGCTGCGGAACAGGTATTCTATATGAATAGTTCACAGTCCTATGCGGTGCAGGCAGCCTATCATGCGGCAGGTGTACCCTATGAGGATGTCGTGGATTATCTGTACGTGTTCTCTGTACCTGAGGCTGCCAATCAGGACCGGTTCAAGCCGGGGGACAAAATCATCAGTGTAAGCGGGCAAAAGGCCGCCGATCCGGCTGCACTGTCCAAATTGCTGTCGGTTCATCAAATCGGGGATACCGTGGAGGTATCGCTCCAGCGTGACGGCAAAGAGATCAAGGAGCAGGTCAAACTGGTGGGAGTCAAGGATAAAGAGGCTGCAGCTGCACGGCCGGGCTTCGGAGTTGTAATCGGTGCCGTTCAAAAGGTGGAGCCTAAGGAGAAAGGCAATGCCGTCAGTTTCGTGGACACTAACGTGGGCGGACCCTCTGCCGGACTGATGTTCACTATGGAAATCTATAACCGGCTTACGCCGGGAGACCTCACCAAGGGCCGGAGGGTGGCTGGTACGGGTACGATAGATGCGGAGGGGAATGTGGGGCCGATCGGCGGTGTGAAGCATAAGATTGTAGCGGCTGACCGCAAGGGGGCGGTGATCTTCTTCGTTCCGCTCAAGAATTATGATGAGGCCAAGGCAAAAGCGGAGCAAATTGGCACGGATATGAAGCTGGTTCCTGTCTCAACGCTAACCGATGCTCTGAAGTACATGGAGGAGCTGCCGGTCATCAAATCCTGA
- a CDS encoding nucleotidyltransferase: protein MTTVGIIAEYNPLHNGHVHHFTEAKRISGADRSIVIMSGPFTQRGEPAAVSKRARTEMALHMGADLVIELPVAYAVQPAEWFAFGAVSLLEATGVVGSLCFGSEAGTLGVLLPLAGFLAEESSALKEEIRARLSEGAGFPAAYSAAAAAAWRASFMGEEKPEDAEDILRQPNNSLGLHYLIALRRLGSAIKPLTVPRTGAGFHDPLEGGSAIASATAIRRLLQEGGSPAAYMPEYALSILERERAAGRGPVLLEDFSRPLRHVLSTRSAAELHTVQDMNEGLENRLLRSLHQLDKFTVGGLLQELKSRRYTLTRLQRLLLHTLLNHSTAEMSPSVLSQGPGYIRVLGFRESGRELLKQMKQTAALPVITSPARYTHPMLERDLQAAAVFAGAYADPRRSDLYSDYLEPPVRI, encoded by the coding sequence GTGACAACTGTAGGTATTATAGCCGAATATAACCCTTTACATAACGGGCATGTCCATCATTTCACCGAGGCCAAAAGAATCTCGGGAGCGGACCGCTCCATTGTCATTATGAGCGGACCGTTCACCCAGCGCGGCGAGCCGGCGGCGGTCAGCAAGCGCGCCCGCACCGAGATGGCGCTGCATATGGGCGCCGATCTGGTTATTGAGCTGCCGGTGGCATACGCCGTGCAGCCGGCGGAATGGTTCGCCTTCGGAGCGGTATCCCTGCTGGAGGCGACCGGCGTCGTGGGCAGCCTGTGCTTCGGCTCCGAAGCAGGCACTTTGGGCGTGCTGCTGCCTCTGGCCGGCTTCCTGGCCGAAGAGAGCAGCGCGCTTAAGGAGGAGATCCGCGCACGCCTCTCTGAGGGCGCGGGATTCCCCGCCGCCTACAGCGCAGCTGCGGCGGCGGCCTGGAGGGCCTCTTTCATGGGAGAGGAGAAACCGGAAGATGCCGAAGATATATTACGGCAGCCCAACAACAGCCTCGGCCTGCACTACCTGATCGCGCTAAGGCGGCTCGGCAGCGCGATCAAGCCCTTAACCGTGCCGCGTACCGGCGCGGGCTTCCACGACCCGCTGGAGGGCGGGTCGGCTATTGCCAGTGCAACAGCCATCCGCAGGCTGCTGCAGGAGGGCGGGTCGCCGGCGGCTTACATGCCGGAGTACGCCCTGTCCATCCTGGAGCGTGAGCGTGCTGCAGGCCGGGGACCGGTGCTGCTGGAAGACTTCTCCAGGCCGCTGCGCCATGTGCTCTCGACGCGCTCCGCTGCAGAGCTGCACACGGTTCAGGATATGAACGAGGGCCTGGAGAACCGGCTGCTCCGCAGCCTGCACCAGCTGGACAAGTTCACCGTCGGCGGACTGCTGCAGGAGCTTAAGAGCAGACGGTATACGCTCACCAGGCTCCAGCGTCTGCTGCTCCACACCCTGCTGAACCACAGCACAGCAGAGATGTCCCCCTCCGTTCTCTCTCAGGGTCCCGGCTACATAAGAGTTCTCGGCTTCCGCGAGAGCGGCCGTGAGCTGCTGAAACAGATGAAGCAGACAGCGGCGCTTCCGGTGATTACAAGCCCAGCCCGCTACACCCATCCCATGCTGGAGCGTGACCTCCAGGCGGCCGCTGTGTTCGCCGGGGCTTATGCCGACCCGCGGCGCAGCGATCTGTATAGTGATTATCTCGAGCCGCCGGTCAGGATTTGA
- the rpmF gene encoding 50S ribosomal protein L32: protein MAVPQRRTSKTRRDKRRTHFKLVVPGMVKCEQCGELKLSHHVCKVCGTYKAREIIKQ, encoded by the coding sequence ATGGCAGTACCACAACGCAGAACGTCCAAGACTCGCCGTGACAAGCGTCGTACTCACTTTAAACTGGTTGTTCCAGGTATGGTGAAATGCGAACAATGCGGAGAGCTGAAGCTTTCCCACCACGTATGTAAAGTTTGCGGAACATACAAAGCAAGAGAGATCATCAAACAATAG
- the coaD gene encoding pantetheine-phosphate adenylyltransferase produces MSLQIRKERVAIYPGTFDPVTLGHMDIIHRAAKQFDRLIVTVLNNLSKNPLFSVEERTELLRQATADIPNVEVDSFRDLLVNYLRQKDAQVIVRGIRTVTDFEYELQNASINHNLDPEAETIFMMTNPRYSYLSSSVVKEIAHFGGKVSDFVTPEVEQAMKLKFSRMDGGSK; encoded by the coding sequence ATGAGTCTGCAAATTAGAAAAGAACGTGTCGCTATCTATCCGGGAACCTTCGATCCGGTTACGCTGGGACATATGGATATTATTCACCGGGCCGCCAAGCAGTTCGACAGGCTGATTGTGACGGTGCTGAACAACCTGAGCAAGAATCCGTTGTTCTCGGTCGAGGAACGGACAGAGCTTCTGCGCCAGGCGACAGCGGATATACCGAATGTTGAGGTAGACAGCTTCCGTGATCTCCTGGTTAACTATCTGAGGCAAAAGGATGCGCAGGTTATTGTCCGGGGAATCCGGACCGTTACGGATTTTGAATATGAGCTGCAGAATGCTTCCATTAATCATAATCTTGACCCTGAAGCGGAAACTATATTTATGATGACTAATCCGAGATACTCCTACCTTAGCTCTAGTGTGGTGAAGGAGATTGCCCACTTCGGCGGGAAGGTCTCGGATTTTGTAACCCCTGAGGTGGAGCAGGCCATGAAGCTGAAGTTCAGCCGGATGGACGGCGGCTCGAAGTAA
- a CDS encoding nucleoside recognition domain-containing protein, which translates to MINFRSRRFLSGSAPFIPGAAAILLAVAIIIAPEASFKASLTGLTLWWTLVFPALLPFLILSEMLNASGFVHGIGVLLEPLMKRCFRLPGAGGWTLVLGLTAGFPGGAGGVMQLHKQGDITDKEAGRLAAIVHYASPVTLLIVVGTAFLHSPAAGYALLAIHWLSGITAGILSACFTGSRQITFPIPQKSAPSFTGNRPHNKKTSLPRRIHQAAADARSRDGRGFGKVLGESVSSAVQSLMIVGGYMIMFAVVISIVTRLFPQLPALVTASMLEIHLGARTMTSAIAGPEGFVIGGLLGPALLSAGLAWSGICAQLQVLTVLRAANVRFLPFTAVRLLHGLFAFMFTLLLWTPLLHIQSAVLPVLAGSPPAALPQDIGTSLRIWTLAPQILGLQTLLVMLLLLLSAAVKLFTSSRRPSG; encoded by the coding sequence ATGATAAACTTTAGATCCAGACGCTTCCTGTCGGGTTCAGCTCCATTTATACCCGGGGCTGCAGCCATTCTGCTCGCTGTAGCGATTATCATAGCACCTGAAGCCTCGTTCAAGGCTTCACTTACGGGCCTTACACTCTGGTGGACCCTGGTTTTCCCTGCGCTGCTGCCCTTCCTGATCCTCTCAGAGATGCTGAACGCATCCGGCTTCGTGCATGGTATCGGCGTTCTGCTTGAACCGCTAATGAAGCGGTGCTTCCGGCTTCCCGGGGCGGGCGGCTGGACGCTGGTGCTCGGCCTAACCGCCGGCTTCCCGGGAGGAGCCGGGGGAGTGATGCAGCTGCACAAGCAAGGGGACATTACGGACAAGGAGGCTGGAAGACTGGCGGCTATTGTACATTATGCCAGTCCGGTCACACTGCTTATTGTAGTCGGGACAGCATTCCTGCACAGTCCAGCCGCCGGATATGCCCTGCTGGCCATCCACTGGCTGTCAGGGATAACCGCAGGTATTCTATCCGCCTGCTTCACCGGCTCCCGACAAATAACCTTCCCGATTCCTCAAAAGAGTGCCCCCAGCTTTACCGGCAACCGCCCCCATAACAAAAAAACATCCTTACCCCGGCGTATCCATCAGGCAGCAGCGGATGCCCGTTCAAGGGACGGACGGGGCTTCGGTAAGGTGCTTGGTGAATCCGTATCCTCCGCCGTACAGAGTCTAATGATTGTAGGCGGCTATATGATCATGTTCGCGGTCGTCATAAGTATTGTTACCCGGTTGTTCCCGCAGCTGCCGGCTCTGGTTACAGCAAGCATGCTTGAGATTCATCTGGGGGCCCGGACAATGACTTCAGCCATAGCAGGTCCCGAAGGCTTCGTCATAGGCGGTCTTCTTGGCCCGGCACTGCTGTCCGCCGGACTGGCCTGGAGCGGCATCTGCGCCCAGCTCCAGGTACTAACTGTGCTGAGGGCAGCGAATGTCCGCTTTCTCCCGTTCACCGCAGTCAGGCTGCTGCATGGACTATTTGCCTTTATGTTCACACTCCTGCTGTGGACACCGCTGCTCCATATTCAGTCTGCGGTGCTGCCGGTTCTTGCCGGTTCTCCCCCAGCTGCTCTGCCGCAAGACATAGGCACTTCGCTGAGAATATGGACTCTGGCCCCACAGATCCTGGGACTTCAGACCCTGCTTGTTATGCTGCTGCTGTTGCTGTCTGCTGCCGTGAAGCTGTTTACTTCGAGCCGCCGTCCATCCGGCTGA
- a CDS encoding YceD family protein, producing the protein MNIHFRKLANADEPLVLHEVVDVSGIVTGRKDILAVAPLSVDLKALPAGTDSVNVVGTLSGEVDMLCSRCLGEVKSKLNIPFAETFKWLKQPILPEDDDEELIYIKDEIVDLIPYVEENFVLHLPDSVLCKADCLGLCQKCGQNLNEGTCSCDNTVIDPRLAALKGFFTKQDD; encoded by the coding sequence ATGAACATTCACTTTCGCAAATTAGCGAATGCCGACGAGCCTCTGGTCCTCCACGAAGTTGTGGATGTCAGCGGGATTGTCACAGGGCGGAAGGATATACTTGCTGTTGCACCACTCTCAGTAGACCTTAAAGCGCTGCCCGCGGGAACCGATAGTGTGAACGTGGTGGGAACACTGAGTGGAGAAGTGGACATGTTATGTTCACGTTGTCTGGGTGAGGTCAAGAGTAAGCTGAACATTCCTTTCGCTGAGACCTTCAAGTGGCTTAAGCAGCCAATTCTTCCCGAAGATGATGATGAGGAACTCATTTACATCAAAGATGAGATTGTGGATCTTATCCCGTATGTGGAAGAAAATTTCGTACTGCACTTACCGGATTCGGTATTGTGCAAGGCAGACTGTCTTGGTCTTTGTCAGAAATGCGGACAGAACTTGAACGAAGGCACCTGCAGTTGCGACAACACAGTGATCGATCCAAGACTCGCTGCGTTGAAAGGATTCTTTACCAAGCAAGATGACTAA
- the rsmD gene encoding 16S rRNA (guanine(966)-N(2))-methyltransferase RsmD, producing the protein MRVISGSAKGRPLKSVPGNGTRPTTDKVKEALFSMIGPYFEGGTVLDLYAGTGGLGIEALSRGMEAAVFVDMEQKAIDTVRANLKAARLEAQAEVYRNDAGRALGALQKRGKVFDLVFLDPPYRMKHGDELMFTLADKLLLNPDAVIVLEHESGYTYPEDIPGFVRTKQSVYGEVTISIYRYEAALPEAAASGKEVNDESAN; encoded by the coding sequence GTGAGAGTCATATCGGGAAGTGCAAAAGGCAGGCCGCTTAAAAGTGTTCCAGGCAATGGCACACGGCCTACTACCGATAAAGTCAAGGAAGCGTTATTCAGCATGATCGGGCCTTATTTTGAAGGAGGTACGGTGCTTGATCTGTATGCCGGTACCGGAGGTCTGGGGATCGAAGCCCTGAGCAGAGGGATGGAAGCTGCAGTGTTTGTGGACATGGAGCAGAAGGCGATTGACACGGTGCGCGCTAATTTGAAGGCGGCCCGGCTGGAGGCCCAGGCTGAGGTCTACCGCAATGATGCGGGTAGAGCGCTTGGGGCACTTCAGAAGCGGGGGAAAGTATTTGATCTTGTTTTTCTGGACCCGCCTTACCGTATGAAGCATGGAGACGAGCTGATGTTTACGCTGGCGGACAAGCTGCTGCTGAACCCTGATGCAGTGATCGTGCTGGAGCATGAATCGGGATATACCTACCCTGAGGACATACCGGGGTTCGTGAGAACGAAGCAATCCGTCTATGGAGAGGTTACGATCTCTATCTACCGGTATGAAGCTGCTCTTCCAGAGGCTGCCGCAAGCGGCAAGGAGGTTAATGATGAGTCTGCAAATTAG
- the fabD gene encoding ACP S-malonyltransferase yields MSKIAFVFPGQGAQAVGMGKDVYEALPQSRAVFEKGDEVLGFPLSGLVFEGPDSELKQTVNTQPALVTASVAYLEALSGLKVTPDYVAGHSLGEYSALVAAGVLSYEDAVRLVRLRGQFMEEAVPGGQGAMAAVLGADREGLTELCRSITAAGTPVELANVNCPGQIVVSGSVAGVGEVIQRVKEAGGKRAIPLEVSGPFHSSLMKGAAERLAAELEKVTFNAPAMPVVVNVTAAPVTDPEEIRKLLVEQVYSPVLWQDSVEWLIGAGVDTFVEIGSGTVLAGLIRKIDRNVKVVNINSLESVQAGW; encoded by the coding sequence ATGAGCAAAATCGCATTTGTCTTTCCCGGTCAGGGTGCACAGGCAGTCGGTATGGGTAAGGATGTATATGAAGCATTGCCTCAGAGCCGTGCGGTCTTTGAGAAGGGTGACGAGGTGCTTGGATTTCCGCTGAGCGGGCTTGTATTTGAAGGGCCGGACAGCGAGCTTAAGCAGACGGTGAACACGCAGCCGGCACTGGTTACAGCCAGTGTGGCTTATCTGGAAGCGCTAAGCGGCCTTAAGGTTACGCCGGATTATGTGGCAGGCCACAGTCTTGGCGAATATAGCGCTCTTGTGGCAGCCGGTGTGCTGTCCTATGAAGATGCTGTAAGGCTGGTCCGCCTGCGCGGACAATTCATGGAAGAAGCCGTTCCCGGAGGACAGGGGGCTATGGCAGCTGTGCTTGGAGCAGACCGTGAAGGGCTTACGGAATTATGCCGCAGTATTACAGCGGCGGGTACTCCCGTTGAACTGGCGAATGTCAATTGTCCGGGACAGATTGTGGTCTCCGGTTCCGTGGCCGGTGTCGGTGAGGTGATCCAGCGTGTGAAGGAAGCCGGGGGCAAACGGGCGATTCCGCTGGAGGTTAGCGGGCCGTTCCACTCCTCATTAATGAAGGGTGCGGCTGAGCGGCTGGCTGCTGAGCTCGAGAAGGTAACCTTCAATGCTCCTGCTATGCCTGTAGTGGTCAATGTGACTGCTGCTCCGGTGACAGACCCGGAAGAAATCCGCAAGCTGCTGGTAGAACAGGTGTATTCTCCAGTACTATGGCAGGATAGCGTGGAATGGCTTATTGGCGCAGGAGTAGATACTTTTGTAGAGATCGGCTCCGGCACTGTGCTGGCTGGCCTGATCCGCAAAATTGACAGAAATGTCAAGGTTGTGAATATCAACAGTCTGGAGAGCGTGCAGGCTGGCTGGTAA
- the fapR gene encoding transcription factor FapR, whose translation MSKKERQQQLLAIIEGNPFVTDRELTRQLKVSIQTIRLDRLELGIPELRERMKQMAEHSYDQVRSLPVDEVVGDIVDLQLDRSGISIFEIRDEHVFSRNGIARGHYVFGQANSLAVAIINDEIALTASADIRFVRMVRLGEKCIAKAQVRSLAGRNGKAEVDVFTYVGEELVFQGHFIVYRSATEEYSEGGNRSADRH comes from the coding sequence ATGTCCAAGAAGGAACGTCAGCAGCAGCTGCTGGCTATAATAGAAGGGAACCCGTTTGTAACTGACCGGGAGTTGACCCGCCAGCTGAAGGTGAGTATCCAGACGATCCGGCTGGACCGGCTGGAGCTGGGGATTCCGGAACTGCGTGAGCGGATGAAGCAGATGGCGGAGCATTCCTATGATCAGGTGCGTTCCCTGCCAGTTGATGAAGTGGTCGGTGATATTGTGGATCTGCAGCTGGACCGGAGCGGGATTTCGATCTTCGAGATCCGCGATGAGCATGTGTTCTCCCGCAACGGGATTGCCCGGGGCCATTACGTCTTCGGTCAGGCGAATTCGCTGGCAGTAGCCATTATTAATGATGAGATTGCCTTAACGGCTTCGGCCGACATCCGGTTTGTGCGCATGGTCCGGCTGGGTGAGAAATGCATTGCCAAGGCGCAGGTGCGCTCACTTGCGGGCCGGAACGGCAAGGCTGAAGTGGATGTATTTACATATGTCGGAGAAGAGCTGGTATTTCAAGGCCATTTTATAGTGTATCGTTCAGCAACTGAAGAGTACAGCGAAGGGGGAAACCGGAGTGCGGATCGCCATTGA
- a CDS encoding YjcQ family protein — MEEKEKIYAILKRIEAKQAVNQEVMELEAEDFADIMEELIDSRMVENIKISRSGSGIVTVRTTDIKLTRRGHDFILLKESGRI; from the coding sequence ATGGAAGAGAAGGAAAAGATATATGCCATCCTCAAGCGGATTGAAGCAAAACAGGCGGTTAATCAGGAGGTAATGGAACTCGAAGCCGAGGACTTCGCCGATATTATGGAGGAGCTTATCGACAGCCGGATGGTGGAGAATATTAAGATCTCCCGGTCAGGAAGCGGGATCGTGACAGTCAGAACTACTGACATCAAATTGACCCGGCGTGGTCATGATTTTATTTTATTGAAGGAGTCTGGCCGAATTTGA
- a CDS encoding holin produces the protein MYNDALNSVLAFASVLAVFVMALVQLVKNSVNLPRNVVPAVGLVIGLLVGAAAYPFTDMNLILRLWAGGLAGLSATGLFELAFNKRSGTTKED, from the coding sequence ATGTACAATGATGCACTTAACAGTGTACTAGCTTTTGCATCCGTATTGGCGGTATTCGTCATGGCGCTGGTGCAGCTCGTTAAGAACAGCGTGAACCTTCCGCGTAATGTGGTTCCTGCGGTGGGGCTGGTCATCGGCCTGCTGGTAGGAGCGGCTGCGTACCCTTTTACAGATATGAATCTCATTCTTCGTCTATGGGCCGGAGGCCTGGCCGGATTATCGGCAACGGGATTGTTTGAACTGGCGTTCAATAAGCGGAGCGGGACTACCAAAGAAGATTAG